Part of the Oncorhynchus nerka isolate Pitt River linkage group LG14, Oner_Uvic_2.0, whole genome shotgun sequence genome is shown below.
GTTTGTTGGAAACCTTGTTATTTACGaagtttttggaacagattcctgttggaaagttccacaaattatacccaccccCTGTTCTAGTTAGTTAGCAAACGATGTAGCAAGCGCTTTAGGCTTGACAGGTAGAAGATACCATCCCTACAGTTACTCTTGTTTGCACCGGAGGTCGTAACGCAATCATGGTTACATTAACACACCTTGGAGTCGGCGCGAGATATGGGTCAGAAAACCTACTTAattgcagggatgggatatgccACTGTACTCCAAATGTTACCTTTATCCACACTGCTCCATCGAGAAGATTAAAATACTGCTAGTTTTCCCAGAAAACGGCACTTTTCATCCTCAGCTAGCATGAAGCCAAAAATGGCAATTTCCTAGGAAAACTAGCAGTATCTTCTCAATGGAGCAGTGTGGATAAAGATACAATTTGGAGTACAGTggcatatcccatccctgcattgaGGTACGTTTTCTGACCCAAATCTCACGCCGGCTCCATACGGTCTTAATGTAATTATGATTGTGTTCCCAGCTCAGTGTAAACACCTGTAATGGTAGGGTCAGGATCTTCTAAAACAGGAAAAATATGTGTACTGTCTTTAATATACAATTTTCCACCACCATATTCGGGCTACTTAGGATGTTGCAAACCGTGTTCAGCCAAGGGTGTGCAGCATCCTAAATTGTCCGAAAATTGTATTTAACTTCTGGAATCCCACGGACTGTTTTGTGCAACCAAATACAATTGAAAGCAACACTAGTGTATATAAATACACCAGCATTGCTAAAAGCAAGAATCTAGCTACTATTGTGTAATTCTAGTTTTTTGTCTTGTATTTTGAGTACTCATGCATCTGTTTCTATAGACAAGGAATTTGACCTGAAGTGGATTGATTCCTTCAAGAGCCATGGGCAAACGGAGGATGCCAGACCTGTATAGGGCCCCCTTCCCCCTCTACACAATCAAAGTGGACCCCAAAACAGGATGGGTGATCACTGCAGGAGGGGGAGGCGGTTCCAAGACAGGCATAAAGAATGCAGTGGTAAGCTACTGAATGTTTAGGTGATCATGTAATGGTTTTGCTCTATGGGCACAATCTCTCAATTTCtagtctcttctctgtcttcacaCCTTTTTACCTTGCATGTATTATGTAAGTGTGAAAATACAGAAACATTGTAGACATTGTAATTCAGCATTTATTTTGATCTAATTAAATCTGAGTAATGTTGTACAGTATTTGCTAAGTTGGGACTGTCTTTTCAGCACTTCCTGGGTTTGGAGTTGGTAGGAGATCAGCACTGTGCCACCCTGGTGCACTCTCATGACACAGACACGCGTGCCACCATGAACCTGGCAATAGGCGGGGACGTGATCGCCGCAGGGCAGGACGGCAGATGCAGCCTCATGCGCTTCAGACAACGCCAGCCCAGGGGCAAGGCCGCAGCCAAAGACTGTAAGGAAGGGACACCCCCAAAAACCTGCCATTCACTTTTATAAACCTCTTCATACACAAAGTTCAAATTATCTTTACATATATATTTACTGTAACATCATTCCTATCTTACATTTAATCTCTTACATCGGTGTttctcaaccctggtcctggtgaCCCAAAGGGCTGCACATAAttatttttgccctagcactaacaCACCCGATTCATCTAATTAATTCATCATCAAGCCTTTGATTATTTAAATCACGTATGTTTGTGGTAGGGgggaaaaacaaaaatgtgcatccCTTTTGGTCCCCTGGAGAATGATTGGGCAACACTCCCTTACATTAACACATCACTATGCCCCTTATTTTCCAGCAGGGGGTGGCAGTGAGCAGGGTGCAGCTAGGAGACGTGCTGGGAAAGGGGGTAAGGGTAGTGAGGGAGCTGCTGCTAGGGGCAATGTGTCTGAGATGAATGATAACACCACCCAGATCTCTGTTGACACGTTTGGGGAGGTGCAGTCGGACCTCAACCCCCAGGACCCCCTCCAGAAGTGTGTGAGGTTCAGTCCTGATCTCAGCCTCCTATTGACTGGCGGGACAGACGGACACATCAGAGTGTGGGAGGTGAGTTTAAGTTATGCCAAAATAGCCGCCATGTTGCGACTTCTCCCCAATTGTTACTGTGCAGGTTTTGAGCTTGACTGTAAATGCCTCTGCTCTCTCACCAGTACCCATCCTTAAAAGAGAAGTTGGACTTCAAAGCCCATGAGGGGGAAATTGAAGACTTGGACATCAGTCCGAATAACAAGGTACTAAACAGCTAATAAGTATATGACCTcgatgtctgtctgtgttggaATCACAGTAATGAGAAGGTTATAAACATAATGTGCAAGCTAAACTGGTAAGTGttttctgacctgtgtgtgtgttattttgtgtttctgtgtAGCACCTTGTGACGGTGGGCCGGGACTTTGCCTGCAGTATATGGAGTGGCAACCAGCTAGCCATGAGCCTCTGTTGGCATGAGAAGATGCCTCAGATAGCAGCAAAGTCATACCGCTATATGTCTTGCAGGCAAGCACATACCCCTTTCTCCTACAAATTTTCATATACCCTGTTACATCACAGGGTAGCTCTGATCCAATAGCCACACTAGCATACCACATATGTTTTTTCATTCTCCCGTTTAGGTTTGGAAAAGTCGAGGACCAGAAAGACACCCTGAGGCTCTACACCGTCCAGATCCCCCACAAACGAGACAGAAAACCTCCACAATGCTACCTCTCTAAATGGGACGGCCAGAATTTCCTACCCATGCTGACGAACCCCTGCGGCACTGAGGTCATCTCCACCCTGGCTGTCAGGTGAGGGAGGATGGAGATGATACCTAGGATTCAATCAATCTTTCCTTGCCCCCTCTTCTGAATTGGAGAAGGCCCCTCCCCTCAGACCTTCTTTTCCAATGCATTTTGAGGAGGCAAATCAGAAAGGATGTGAGGAATTGAGCAAAGATGAATTGAGATAGAGCCTTATTTGTTAATCTCTGATAAGGTTGCGTAACTGCTCATTGCAGGTATTTCTCTGTGACATTACTGTGTCATAAATGTAGGGCTGATATGGACAAAATATCATATCACAATATTTCTCACATTTATGATATGTTTTTGATTAGTAACATTTCTAAATTTGCTTTATGTGTTAGTTGTGCATAATCCTAGGGTGGCTACACATACATTTGAAGTGATTTTCAAAGGAGCTTTCTCTGTTCTGTACAATCAAACTTCAACCAAAAGTTGTCTAATTTGACCATTTCCACACTGCCATGTAGGTGCGCACAATATGCACAAAAAAAATCAAGGCCTTATTTTTAACTAAGTATTGCgatttagatcaaaacacttgggtgttggaatcatggaaatagaatgattATTCTACACTCACTGGAGAGTTTTAGGTACATCACCCCATTCACAAAAATGGattgctcctacagacagtgagttacgtggcttgctatataaagcaggcagacgggCATTGAGGCAttgttactgttcgattgaacgttagaaAGGTCACTCGCTTTGCCCAAAGTGACATTTAGTGTGGTATGAATGTCGCTGCCAGGCATGCTGGATCCAGTATCTCAAACGTCAAGCCTCatgggcttttcacgcacgacTTTGTCTAGGGTTTACctgagaatggtgcgacaaacaaagaAATCCAGTCAGCAACAGTCCTGtgaaacagctcgttgatgagaaaGGTTGAAGGGAAAATGGCAAGAATCTTGCAACTCTGACAAACAAATAACAGTGCAGTATAACAGTGGTGTGCAAAAtggcatctcggaacgcacaactcaTGGATGCGCAATTGTACCAGacaaccacaccgggttccactcctgtCAGCTaaagaagaagcggctccagtggccacgcagtcaccaacactggacaattgaggagtgggaAAACATTGCCTGGACTgatgttgcgtcatgctgatggcagagtcatgATTTGATGTAAGCAGAATCCAtggacccatcctgcctggtgtcaatgaATTTATTCCTGGCACACATTAGGTCCCTTGACACCAATTGATCAACAATCATTTCCAACACCTTTTGTAAAATCAATGCCTCAAAGATTTCAGGCtattctggaggcaaagggggtccAACCCAGTACTAGTTGGATGTACCTAAAACTGTCTGGTGAGCGTTAGAAtgtaatagtgggcactttgaatacactATTTGACAGGTCAATGAATGAAAAAGCCAAGCAAGCGTTCATAGAACTTGGAATTTCAATACTAATTGGAggtgttattgtgacagggtaggaacaaAATTGTTGGTAAGTGTTTCCCATGGGAGTGGAACCCTATAAACTTTGGCTACATTAGAAGTTTCTCTTACTTCATGTAGCTATAGCTAATATATTCATGCTTTGCCTATTCCTCTCTGATTTAGAAAATACTGTTGCataaacaacatgctgatttaggccTACACCAGCACTGGTATCAGGCTGTATTGGCTAGCTACATTTGCTCAaactcagtacatttattagctaacTAGCGATTTGCATTAGCGGCTAAAACGATTTTAGCCACAACGTtctaagaaaagacaaactagctgtttgcagacagtaagatacaaactaatagtgtaattatagaacacttatattaagaagcaaagtggaAAGCAACATCGCTGTCATCAACATATTGTTTAAtctgctgcattgaccatgcagtgAACTGTCGGCAAATGATCTTGTGGTCTAACAGCAACTGCGCTCCTTCAGTGACGGAGGAGAGAGACGACTCGAGTTGCGGAGTAAACTATTTTTAAAAAACGGAGTGGCGTATCAcattttaacaaaccaaacattgaaATACCGTTACAGAAGGTGAAGTAAAAACTCAAACTGGTCTGTGCATCAATACGGTATACTGCCTATCCCTGAATAAATGTAATTGTTGTAGATATTTGTTCTTCCCTGTTAACCAGGAGTCAGTggctctttttttatttttattctcaCTGTGTTCCACAGTGACTCTGGAACTTTTCTCGGCCTTGGGACAGTGACGGGATCAGTAGCAATCTATGTCGCCTTTTCACTACaggtagacaaacacacacacaaataattaGCTGCCTTAGCTTATCCCTGTGTAACTCCCTATTTATCTTGTCTCATTGTCTCTGTAGAAGTTGTACTATGTGCAGGAGTCCCACGGCATTGTGGTGACCGATCTGGCTTTCCTGCCTGACACTCCCAAAGGCCAGAGCCTCAAAGGGAACAACGAGGCAGCCATGTTGAGTGTGGCTGTGGACAGCCGCTGTCAGATGCACACGGTACGAAACCGAAGTAAGTGGTTTGAATTGGTAGCATTGATTTAGCATTGTGAGCAGTATTGTCTTTTCCTTCACCCtccttcgttctctctctctccctgtatcttcaCTGTCCCAGGATCCTTCCCTATCTGGCTGGTGCTGTTCTTCTGTGGCCTCATGGTGGTGGGAGCCGTCCTGCTCCTGCAGCACCTCTTCCCAGGATTCATTTAGACTTTGACGGGGATGTTAATTGGCGGGAGAATGAAGGAATCCCAGACCGCCCTACAATCATCTTCAACAACCTCAACCTCTGAGGAACTCTCCTGACGCAACTCAACCCTGGGACCATGCATCCATCTCCTACCTATAGCCATCTTACCACACTTGCTGGACCGTGGAACATTTTAACCACACTTGCCCAACCCTGGACTACATCTACTAGAGCCATTTACCCACTCTTAACTCTATCCTCCCAACCCAACAGCATTACCTATATCAATGACAATACCCTTAACCAATATTTGTATCCCCCATCCTTCCCTGTCACCCCTAGCCCTGATTCAGGACAGCCCAGTGAACCATCCTTGCTCCTTCCACCCACAATTCTGCAAGACTCAAGAATTTCTCTTTTTTTCTTGATCTGTATCAATCAGTCATAATCTTCTTTTTGATTTTATACCATGGTGGGGGGTTAAGGGCTCAGCTTCAGTTCTATATCATCATGAATGTGCAAGGGGTGGGGCTTTTTTATCATAGATATTTAAGAAAATGTAAAATTATAAATATAAAATGTGAATCattgctctgtctgtctccatctgtcctgtgcatacataaacacacacttgTAATTTTAGCAAGTTGGTTGGATAACATTTCTGCATATGGACTTTCTGTACCAGTTTCCATTGAGGCCTGTTTTTCCTGCTTTGCCCACTAGTGGGCATCATAGACCAAATGTTTTTATCTAATATTATTCATCCCAGACTGGAAAGCAGTCTAGGCAACAGGGCATCATGACCTTCAGGGAAAAACTAAATAAATTGTGTTTGTGGACTCCCCTTTAGCTCCATTTACAATATTGAAAGACCTGGCAAGTTCTTCTCTGAAGGCTCCTGTATAGTATCTCTAATTGTCTCCTTTCAGGCCTATTCCAGCATTAAACCAGATTGACAGGTGGAAGAGTGGTCTTTTTCTGCTCCACACAGCTCCGTAGATGTGTTTATGTACAACCATTCAGTCTGGGCCCGGGGCTTGCTCTGATTAGTCAGAGCTGGACCAACTGATACATATTAATGTGATGGTCCTGAGTGCTCTAGCCACTCTCACGTGTCATTTAACACTACTTAGCTAAGATGGTAGAAAGCGATAATGTTCCTAAATAAAAGATGAGGCAGGCTATGATCCAGTGTATGTGATGGTTTTCTGTATCTTGCAGAGTCTACATACTTTATATTAACATTCATTGTATGGTCTTTTGTAGCATGGCATTCAAGATTCTGCATTTTCTAGACCAAAGCACCATGGAGAGTGTTTGGTTTGTTTCAAATGGCTGGCTGACTAACACTATCATCAAGCTGTATAGTTCATCTGTGTTTGTTTCAACCAATTAAACACTTTATTGGAATCTCTATTGTCGAGGCTTAATGGCCTTCAACTAAAGAGCTTTAATGATTTTCTCTTCCACTTTCTTCACACTCTTTAAAATAATGCCACCAGCCCGTCTGGGTTACCTGAATATGTAACAGCTTGGTTCTGGCCCCTAGTCTTACCACCATCCCTCTACATGCCTGGCATAAGCACTTGCGTTGTTGCAGAGATGGAAAGGTTGCTGTGATACACTGGGACGTGTTCATTAAGCACCAAATGGAAGACGACGGACGGActaaaacagggagggactacctggacttaTCCAATAAGAAAGGCACATTTTAGTTTCCCATtgcaaaacttttttttaaatgatttccgTTGTGTATCCTTATTGAACATGACCCAGGGGCATAATAACAGGGCACAAGGTTGAAAATATTGGAGATACAAATTAGAGGTATAAAATGGACATTCTCTACCATGCGGTATAAAGAACTTTGTGATCTGGGACATTTTAAATGTTTGGTCCCACCAGTTCACATCATAACCTTTATAGATGCTTTGCCAGTGACAACAAAGACACTTCTTTAGGAAACAAGAAACCTGGGGAGGCTTGCATTGCTGGCATGTTGGTTGCAATATTGTTTGGCTTTGGCATACACGACACACTGGATGGGGTGTTAAACCAGCCAGCAGTTGGATtaccattttttaaaaatcagaATTGATTTGCCAATTTTCCCTCCTCTACTTGAAGGCCTTTGATCACTGATGGGTAGAACTTCAAGGAGTGTGTGCTCTACCTCTGTTCAATTTCTCTTACAGCGGCAGGCAGAATATACCTTTAAAAGGTTGAATGAAGACGGTTTTatttcaatatcaaataatttctgggtaactaTTAAGTACCTTAAAGTGATTATTTTCAATTAAAATTATCAAAAAGAATCAAAAAtgagcaaagagcaatttctcaagcaagaattttgttcggactgtggagtggtctgagtggggaggggaaaactgaaaactatctgttcttggcagagaggtttggaactctttcttattgttCTATTAACCTGGCAgaacaaaactccatcccaccaagtCAGTCAGAAATtccaggcggtcttttcaaacagctcttccaCTAAAAGGGTactatcataattttcacaatttcacaatattattccaacctcataatgTAGAAGTATATACAGTgtaaaacacaggaaatcacatttttgattgcactgggcctttaaagacattctctggtacttttgtatactttttagccagtagtctGAAAGTAGTCCCTGAAAATTGGTTACtatgtgcagatatgtgcaccacCTCATTGCTCTCGCGCTCGCTCTGCCGAACACTGAGTCGTTGGGCCTGCCCTGCAACCTCATTTGTTAACGCTGGGCAGGCCTTTTGCCAGTTGTCACTCAAAtgcgaggggctgaagctcattggctagaacaCAAATTGCTAGGGGGCTGTCCCATATCGAGGAAATGTAGGGAAAATGTCACGGGACAGTTTCAAGAAACTAGC
Proteins encoded:
- the LOC115141419 gene encoding prolactin regulatory element-binding protein-like isoform X2; its protein translation is MGKRRMPDLYRAPFPLYTIKVDPKTGWVITAGGGGGSKTGIKNAVHFLGLELVGDQHCATLVHSHDTDTRATMNLAIGGDVIAAGQDGRCSLMRFRQRQPRGKAAAKDWGGSEQGAARRRAGKGGKGSEGAAARGNVSEMNDNTTQISVDTFGEVQSDLNPQDPLQKCVRFSPDLSLLLTGGTDGHIRVWEYPSLKEKLDFKAHEGEIEDLDISPNNKHLVTVGRDFACSIWSGNQLAMSLCWHEKMPQIAAKSYRYMSCRFGKVEDQKDTLRLYTVQIPHKRDRKPPQCYLSKWDGQNFLPMLTNPCGTEVISTLAVSDSGTFLGLGTVTGSVAIYVAFSLQKLYYVQESHGIVVTDLAFLPDTPKGQSLKGNNEAAMLSVAVDSRCQMHTVRNRRSFPIWLVLFFCGLMVVGAVLLLQHLFPGFI
- the LOC115141419 gene encoding prolactin regulatory element-binding protein-like isoform X1: MGKRRMPDLYRAPFPLYTIKVDPKTGWVITAGGGGGSKTGIKNAVHFLGLELVGDQHCATLVHSHDTDTRATMNLAIGGDVIAAGQDGRCSLMRFRQRQPRGKAAAKDSGGGSEQGAARRRAGKGGKGSEGAAARGNVSEMNDNTTQISVDTFGEVQSDLNPQDPLQKCVRFSPDLSLLLTGGTDGHIRVWEYPSLKEKLDFKAHEGEIEDLDISPNNKHLVTVGRDFACSIWSGNQLAMSLCWHEKMPQIAAKSYRYMSCRFGKVEDQKDTLRLYTVQIPHKRDRKPPQCYLSKWDGQNFLPMLTNPCGTEVISTLAVSDSGTFLGLGTVTGSVAIYVAFSLQKLYYVQESHGIVVTDLAFLPDTPKGQSLKGNNEAAMLSVAVDSRCQMHTVRNRRSFPIWLVLFFCGLMVVGAVLLLQHLFPGFI